In Schistocerca cancellata isolate TAMUIC-IGC-003103 chromosome 7, iqSchCanc2.1, whole genome shotgun sequence, a genomic segment contains:
- the LOC126091961 gene encoding uncharacterized protein LOC126091961 — MIENFPDELIIEILSHLSALDIVKGAQYVCQRWHILCKSPAVWKGKEQKIDGKHNTRDVVEIAKVIPHVTSLCIGKSDNSDNFQAWFTGSHLYISSSIERDELKCIVDHLNIKNVSAPRSVISRCRSILFTDNVKLESLTVYMGNRPPPDKDDTFEPLVKQGSLAHLRALHFFGARALSADTISLLCQSCTELEELCLHQSNKVTSEALYNLKNCSKLKILQITDTAALKDLSFLKYCPGVTELDISQCYSLRPAAFQHLLHLKNLKRFHMRHSNVNGLPLSAMSESMKQLKIIDLYYSYGYSEREVVQLKRFAPHITVLEGTFNFDRH; from the coding sequence ATGATAGAGAATTTTCCGGATGAACTGATTATTGAAATATTATCACATTTGTCAGCCCTTGACATAGTTAAAGGTGCACAATATGTATGTCAGAGATGGCACATACTCTGCAAGAGCCCAGCTGTTTGGAAAGGGAAGGAACAGAAGATAGATGGCAAGCATAATACACGTGATGTTGTGGAGATAGCAAAGGTGATTCCTCATGTAACTTCACTTTGTATTGGAAAATCGGACAATTCAGACAATTTCCAGGCTTGGTTCACTGGTTCACATTTATATATTTCCTCATCTATCGAGCGTGATGAGCTGAAATGCATAGTAGACCATCTAAACATCAAGAACGTATCAGCTCCAAGGTCTGTTATAAGTCGGTGTCGCAGCATACTCTTCACTGATAATGTGAAATTGGAATCATTAACGGTTTATATGGGTAACAGGCCACCTCCAGACAAAGATGACACCTTTGAGCCGTTGGTAAAACAGGGAAGCCTGGCACATCTAAGAGCACTGCATTTCTTTGGTGCCAGAGCACTCAGTGCAGATACAATATCCTTGTTATGTCAATCTTGCACCGAACTAGAAGAGCTCTGTTTGCATCAGTCAAATAAGGTTACATCAGAAGCACTGTACAATCTGAAGAATTGCAGCAAACTGAAGATTTTACAAATTACAGACACGGCTGCTCTTAAGGacctttcatttttaaaatattgtccGGGTGTCACTGAATTGGATATCAGTCAGTGCTATTCTTTGCGTCCAGCTGCATTTCAGCACCTACTACATTTGAAAAACCTGAAAAGGTTCCATATGAGGCATTCTAATGTAAATGGTTTACCGCTATCTGCAATGAGTGAGTCCATGAAGCAGCTGAAGATCATCGACCTGTATTATTCTTATGGATACAGTGAACGTGAGGTGGTCCAGTTAAAACGTTTTGCACCTCATATAACAGTATTAGAAGGCACATTTAATTTTGATAGGCATTGA